A region of the Mesoterricola sediminis genome:
ACCACGTGGTTGAAGTCGGTGAACATCCGGGCGGTGAATCCGACCAGGAGCCGCATCATCCAGGGGAAGCAGAGGACCACGGTGGCCATCACGGCGACCACCTTGGGGACGAAGGCCACGGTCTGGTCCTGGAGGCTGGTGACCACCTGGAAGATGGAGATGGTGAGGCCCACGACCATGGAGACCACGAGGGCGGGGCCCGCCACCAGGAGGGCCGTGCGAAGGGCGTCCTTCGCGATATCGACGATGACGAGCTCGTTCAAGGCCTTTCCCTCCTCACGCGAAGCCGCGCACAAGGCTGCCCACGATCAGGTACCAGCCGTCGACCAGCACGAAGAGCAGGATCTTGAACGGCAGCGAGATGACCACGGGCGGAAGCATCATCATGCCCATCGACAGGAGGATCGAGGCCACCACCATGTCCACGATCAGGAAGGGCAGGAAGATCATGAAGCCGATCTCGAAGGCGGTCTTGAGCTCGCTGATCAGGAAGGCCGGCACCAGGACTTCCATCGGCACGTCGGCCTTGGTCTTCGGCGTGGGGGCCTTGGCGATGCCCAGGAACAGCCCGATGTCCTTCTTGCGGGTGTGCTTGAGCATGAAGACCTTGAGGGGGGCCGCGGTGCGGTCCAGGGCCTGGTCCACGGTGAGCTCGTTGCGGTTCAGGGGCTGGAGGACGGTCTGGTTGATCTCGCGCCCCACGGGGGCCATCACGAAGAAGGTCAGCACGAGGGCCAGGCTGATCAGCACCTGGTTGCTGGGCGTGTTGGAGGTGCCCATGCCCTGGCGCATGAAGCCCAGGACGATGATCATGCGCACGAAGCACGTCATGGTCATGAGGATGGTGGGGGCCAGCGTCAGGACGGTGAGGAGCAGGACGGCCTGGAGCGTCGCGCTGAGGGCGGGGCCCTGGGGCGTCTTGCCGAAGTCCACCGTCACGCTGGGCAGGGCCGCGGGGGCCTGCTGGGCGTGGAGGGCGGCGCCCGCCAGGAGCACCAGGAGGAGGACGATCCAGCCCCGCCTCATGGCCGTTCCCCGCGCATGAGGGCCTCCATGTCCCGCACGGGCATGGGGGTGGTGATCTCGGCCTCCCGGGCCAGGGCCTGGCCGAAGTCGGCGGGGCCGCCGGCCTCCACGCTGTCCAGGCGCGCAAGCAGGGTGACGCCCTGGGGGCCCAGGGCGATCAGGAACTTCTCGTCATCGGCCCGGA
Encoded here:
- the fliQ gene encoding flagellar biosynthesis protein FliQ, with protein sequence MNELVIVDIAKDALRTALLVAGPALVVSMVVGLTISIFQVVTSLQDQTVAFVPKVVAVMATVVLCFPWMMRLLVGFTARMFTDFNHVVKALN
- the fliP gene encoding flagellar type III secretion system pore protein FliP (The bacterial flagellar biogenesis protein FliP forms a type III secretion system (T3SS)-type pore required for flagellar assembly.), producing the protein MRRGWIVLLLVLLAGAALHAQQAPAALPSVTVDFGKTPQGPALSATLQAVLLLTVLTLAPTILMTMTCFVRMIIVLGFMRQGMGTSNTPSNQVLISLALVLTFFVMAPVGREINQTVLQPLNRNELTVDQALDRTAAPLKVFMLKHTRKKDIGLFLGIAKAPTPKTKADVPMEVLVPAFLISELKTAFEIGFMIFLPFLIVDMVVASILLSMGMMMLPPVVISLPFKILLFVLVDGWYLIVGSLVRGFA